GCTTCGAAGCGCTGGCCAACGAGATCGACCGCGGCCTGCGGTTCATGTCGGCCTGCGGGGTGACGGACACGTCGCTGCAGTCCACCGAGATCTTCGCCAGCCACGAAGCGCTGCTGCTCGACTACGAGCGTTCGATGCTGCGCCTGGACAACGCCGACGCGGCGAACCCGAAGCTGTACAACCTGTCGTCGCACTTCCTCTGGGTCGGCGAGCGGACCCGGCAGCTGGACGGCGCGCACATCGCGTTCGCCGAGCTGCTGGCCAACCCGATCGGGTTGAAGATCGGCCCGACCACCACGCCCGACCAGGCCGTGGAGTACGTCGAGCGGCTCGACCCGCGCAACGAGCCGGGGCGCCTCACGCTGATCGCCCGGATGGGCAACGGCAACGTCCGCGAAGTGCTCCCGGCGATCGTGGAGAAGGTCGAGGCGTCCGGGCACAAGGTCATCTGGCAGTGCGACCCGATGCACGGCAACACGCACGAGTCGTCCACCGGCTACAAGACCCGCCACTTCGACCGGATCGTCGACGAGGTCCAGGGCTTCTTCGAGGTGCACAACCAGCTGGGCACCTACCCGGGCGGCATCCACGTGGAGCTGACGGGCGAAGACGTCACGGAGTGCCTGGGCGGCGCCCAGGAGATCTCGGACGTCGACCTGTCGGGCCGCTACGAGACGGCCTGCGACCCGCGCCTGAACACGCAGCAGTCCCTGGAGCTGGCGTTCCTGGTCGCGGAGATGCTCCGCGGCTGACCGGGCCCGGAACGCCCCAATGTGGCGTTGGTTGCGTGGGACGCACCGAACGCCACATTGGGTGCGTGGGACGCACCGAACGCCACATTGGGGCGCTCGGGTCAGGAGGCGTCGAGGAGGCGGTCCACGGACTTCAGCACCGCGTCCCGCAGGGAACCCACGTCCGGCACCGCCTCGCCGTTGGCCTGCAGTCCGATGTGGACCGAGTCGCGGTACGTCGCCACCGCGATGCCGACCGCGTGGCGCGGGGCCAGCGGGACGAACGGGTAGACCTCCGCCAGCCGGGCGCCGCCGAGGGACAGGCGGGCCGGGGGCACCGGGACCGTCGTGATCACCAGGTCGAACAGCATCGGCGCGGCCAGCCCCGCCGTGCGCGTGCCCAGGCGGTGCAGCAGCGGCGGGACGCGGCCGGCCAGCAGCGGGAGCGCCCCCGCGCCGCGGCTCGGGCCCGCCGCCTTGTTGCGGGTCATCGCCCGGCGGACCACCCGCAGCCGCTCGACCGGATCGTCTTCGCCGACCGGCAGGTCGCACAGGTACCCGGACAGCTTGTTGCCGCCGACCTGGTCGGCGGCCCGGCCGCGCACGCTCACCGGGATCAGCGCGCGCAGCGTGCGGCCGTCGGCGCGGTGGCCGCGGTTCACCAGCCATTCGCGCAGTGCGCCGGAGAGCACCGCCAGCACCACGTCGTTGGTCGTGCCGCCGTGGGCCCGGCGCACCCGGCGCAGCTCCGCCAGCGGCACCCGCACGAAGCCGAGCCGGCGTTCGGCCGACGTCGGCGCCGAGATCGGCGAGAGGGGCGGGCGCGCGGCCCGCACGAGGGACGACGCGATCCCGGCCGTCTCGTTCGCCTGGTCCCAGACCGTGCCCAGCGCGCCCTTCACCGTGTCCAAAGTGGACCGTGGGGCCGGGGCCGGCCGCGGCGGCGAGATCCGCTCCGGCAGCTTGACGCCGTCGAGCAGGCCGGCCGCGACGGCGTACGCGCCGGCGCCGTCGGTGAGCGCGTGGTGCAGTTTCAGCAGCAGGGCGAACTTCCCGTCCGGCAGCCCGGTGACCAGGGTGACGTGCCACAGCGGCCGGGACGTGTCGAGCGGCTCGGCGATCCACTGCGAGGCGTACGCCGCGAGCGGGTCCGGCTCGTACAGCGAACTCAGCGTGACGTGGTGGATGTGGTCCGCCGCAACGAAGTCCGGGTCTTCGGCCCAGCTGGCCGACCCCGGCGGGAACAGCTCCGCACGGGCACGCTGACGCAGCTTCGGCAGCCGGGCGGCCCGTTCGGCCAGCAAGGCGGTCACCGCGGCGGGGTCCACCGGGCCGCGGGCGGTGAAGGTGACCACCGCTCCCATGTGCATCGGGGAGGTTTCGCTTTCCAGGCAAAGGAAAGCGACGTCGAGCGCGCTGAGCGGAGAGCCTGCCATGGGCGACCTTTCCGGGTTCGCGGGTGTGCACGGCCACGTGCGTCGGAAGGGAGCGAACTCCACTGCACCAGCCCGACATGACGGGCGGGTGGTCGAAGTGTTTCCACGACGCTAACTACCGACCCCGTTCATCCATTCGAGATACCCCGGGCGCCGGTGCGCGGGGTCACAGATCAGGAAACGCGCTACTCCGCGGGGGTGGACCCGGGCTCTTCCGCCCGCACCACGGAGGTCCCCCAATCGGGGGTGAGCGCCACCTGCTTGCCGACGCGGCGCACCGGCAGGCCGTTCACCTGCCGCCTGCCCAGCCCCGGCCAGATCTCCGCGGCGTCCTTCGCCGCGGCCCGGATCGCGCCGCCGTCCAGCGTCGTGCGCGTCTCGGGGATCTCGCGGTCCGTCCACTGCACGACCAGCTTCAGCGGGCCGGCCGGCGGGAGCGGCCACAGGAACACTTCGTGCTCGACGGCGAAGCGCGTGCCGCCGACGGGCTGCGCCCGCAGCACCGGGT
This genomic window from Amycolatopsis mongoliensis contains:
- a CDS encoding wax ester/triacylglycerol synthase family O-acyltransferase, encoding MAGSPLSALDVAFLCLESETSPMHMGAVVTFTARGPVDPAAVTALLAERAARLPKLRQRARAELFPPGSASWAEDPDFVAADHIHHVTLSSLYEPDPLAAYASQWIAEPLDTSRPLWHVTLVTGLPDGKFALLLKLHHALTDGAGAYAVAAGLLDGVKLPERISPPRPAPAPRSTLDTVKGALGTVWDQANETAGIASSLVRAARPPLSPISAPTSAERRLGFVRVPLAELRRVRRAHGGTTNDVVLAVLSGALREWLVNRGHRADGRTLRALIPVSVRGRAADQVGGNKLSGYLCDLPVGEDDPVERLRVVRRAMTRNKAAGPSRGAGALPLLAGRVPPLLHRLGTRTAGLAAPMLFDLVITTVPVPPARLSLGGARLAEVYPFVPLAPRHAVGIAVATYRDSVHIGLQANGEAVPDVGSLRDAVLKSVDRLLDAS
- a CDS encoding class II 3-deoxy-7-phosphoheptulonate synthase; the encoded protein is MNWTVDVPVDTLPELPPLPPELREQLDKALALPAAQQPEWPDPAATRRVRSVLESVPPITVPAEIDRLKSRLAMVARGEAFLLQGGDCAETFESNTEPHIRANLRTLLQMAVVLTYGASLPVVKVGRIAGQYAKPRSAATDALGLPVYRGDIINSLVAKPELRVPDPGRMIRAYANAGAAMNLVRALTGAGMADLHQVHDWNKDFVSASPAAQRFEALANEIDRGLRFMSACGVTDTSLQSTEIFASHEALLLDYERSMLRLDNADAANPKLYNLSSHFLWVGERTRQLDGAHIAFAELLANPIGLKIGPTTTPDQAVEYVERLDPRNEPGRLTLIARMGNGNVREVLPAIVEKVEASGHKVIWQCDPMHGNTHESSTGYKTRHFDRIVDEVQGFFEVHNQLGTYPGGIHVELTGEDVTECLGGAQEISDVDLSGRYETACDPRLNTQQSLELAFLVAEMLRG